CAGGCCGCGATCAACATCGACATCTCGGAAGCCCTGGCGGGAGTCCTGCCTCTGTACCTCGTGGTCGTGGTCGGGCTCTCCCTGCTCATCATGATCGTGGTGTTCCGGTCGCTGCTCGTGCCGATCATCGCCACGGGCGGGTTCGTCCTCTCCCTGTTCGCGACCTACGGGCTGATCGTGGCCGTGTTCCAGTTCGGCTGGGGCGCCGAGATCATCGGGCTGCACAGCACCGGACCGATCCTGAGCTTCCTGCCCGTGATCCTCGTCGGCATCCTGTTCGGGCTGGCCATGGACTATCAGCTGTTCCTCGCTTCCGGCATGCGCGAGGCGTATGTGCACGGGGCCTCGGCGCGGGATGCCGTCGCCCAGGGCTTCCGCGCCGGCCGCTCGGTCGTGATCGCCGCCGCGCTCATCATGGTGTCGGTGTTCGGCGGGTTCATCTTCTCGGAGTCGACGATCATCCGCTCGATCGGATTCGGGTTGGCGTTCGGGGTGCTGCTCGACGCCTTCGTGGTGCGGATGCTGCTCATGCCCGCCCTCATGCACCTGCTCGGACGCTCGGCGTGGTGGCTGCCGCGATGGCTCGACCGCCTGCTGCCGAACGTCGACATGGAAGGTGCCGCGCTCGAACGCGACCACCCCGGCATGAAGGCGGTGGCCGTGCCGACCACGACCGACTCGGTACCGACGCGAACCCCGACGGTGTAGCTTCTCCCGCCGTTCGAATCGCGTGAATGGTTCGATCCCGGGGCCGTATCGAGCCCGTTGCGCGATTCGAGCCGAGGGCAGCCCCCGGTGCCTAGAGTGGTCGAATGACCGCCGACGCCCGTGATCGCCTGCTCGCACTGCGCGCTCGGGCCGAGGCGCGCGTGCAGGCCACCGCTGCGACGCTCGACGAGCTCACGCACGACCGTGAGGGCTCCAACGACGACGACGAGCACGACCCCGAGGGCGTCACCCTGTCGTCGGAGTGGTCGCGCCTGACCGGACTCGCCGAGGCCGCGGCATCCGAACTCCGGCAGGTCGAAGACGCGCTGGCCCGGGTGGATGCCGGAACCTACGGCCTCTGCGCGAACTGCGGACGCCCCATCCCCGCGGGCCGCCTCGAGGCACGGCCCTTCGCCGAGTACTGCGTCGCCTGCGCCGAGAAACTCGGAGGCTAGCCCTGACGTGCGCGGCGATCCCGAGTAGCATCCCGTCATGCCCATCACCCTCGAGAACGTCGGCATCGCGGTCCGCGACCTGGAAGCCACCATCTCCTTCTTCACCGACCTCGGTCTCACCGTGCTCGGCCGCGACGAAGTCAGCGGAGAGTGGGCGGCGACCGCCGTCGGGCTCGACGGCAACCACGCCAAGATCGCGGTACTGCAGACACCGGACGGACGCGGCCAGATCGAGCTTTTCGAGTACATCCATCCCGATGCGATCGAGACGGACCCGACGCTTCCGAACGAGATCGGGATGCACCGTATCGCGT
Above is a window of Microbacterium aurugineum DNA encoding:
- a CDS encoding VOC family protein, which gives rise to MPITLENVGIAVRDLEATISFFTDLGLTVLGRDEVSGEWAATAVGLDGNHAKIAVLQTPDGRGQIELFEYIHPDAIETDPTLPNEIGMHRIAFSVDDIDESLAIAARHGFHPLRGVATYQDLYKLTYLRGPSGILVMFAQDLTKS
- a CDS encoding TraR/DksA family transcriptional regulator, producing the protein MTADARDRLLALRARAEARVQATAATLDELTHDREGSNDDDEHDPEGVTLSSEWSRLTGLAEAAASELRQVEDALARVDAGTYGLCANCGRPIPAGRLEARPFAEYCVACAEKLGG